The sequence caaatacgtttatgtaaagtattattattcattcaataccttgatcgcatttccaagttcataaaataaatctcatatcttatattcatatcaactaatccgttcaatgttttatcaatatttctcaatttaaaaatcacacatatgtatatatatttatttacacataattgttcgtgaatcgtcaggcatggtcaaagggtatttgattaaatgaatatagtttcaaaactttcgaaactcaacattacagatttttgcttatcgtgtcgggtacatataaagattaaagtttaaatttgatcggaaatttctgggtcatcacactgacttgaattacctcaacaactcgcagctgtacataacactttccacgtctcgaatttgaagaaatgttttgctaaataagatcttactattccgttagatgaaatccaaatcaacgaaaaacttcaattcatcgaagaacccgtcgaaataatggatcgtgaggttaaaagacttaagcaaaacaagataccaattgttaaggttcgatggaatgctcgtagaggacccgagttcacctggaaacgagaagatcagatgaagaagaaatacccgcatttatttccagaagatacgtcaacacctccaactgcttaaaatttcgggacgaaatttatttaactggtaggtactgtagtgacccgaacttttccatgtttatatatatatattaaatgaaattgttatttacatgattaagtgtttccaatatattaagcaatcaaacttgttaagacttgattaattgaaataggtttcatatagacaattgaccacccaagttgaccggtgattcacgaacattaaaacttgtaaaaactatatgatgacatatatatggttatatatatagttaacatgatattatgataagtaaacatatcattaagtatattaataatgaactacatatgtaaaaacaagactactaacttaatgattttgaaacgagacatatatgtaacgattatcgttgtaacgacatttaatgtatatatatcatattaagagatattcgtacatcataatatcatgataatataataatttaaaatctcatttgatattataaacattgggttaacaacatttaacaagatcgttaacctaaaggtttcaaaacaacacttacatgcaacgactaacgatgacttaacgactcagttaaaatgtatatacatgttgtgttttaatatgtattcatacacttttaaaagacttcaagacacttatcaaaatacttctacttaacaaaaatgcttacaattacatcctcgttcagtttcatcaacaattctgctcgtatgcacacgtattcgtactcgtacaacacacagtttttagatgtatgtactattggtatatacactccaatgataagctcttagcagcccatgtgagtcacctaacacatgttggaaccatcatttggcaactagcatgaaatatctcataaaattacaaaaatatgagtaatcattcatgacttatttacatgaaaacaaaattacatatcctttatatctaatccatacaccaacgaccaaaaacactgacaaacactttcattcttcaattttcttcatctaattgatctctctcaagttctatcttcaagttctaagtgttcttcataaattctacaagttctagtttcataaaatcaagaatacttccaagtttgctagtttacttccaatcttgtagagtgatcatccaacctcaagaaatctctcttatttacagtaagatatctttctaatacaaggtaatactcatattcaaactttgattcaatttctataactataacaatcttatttcgagtgaaaatcttacttgaactgttttcgtgtcatgattctgcttcaagaactttcaagccatccaaggatcctttgaagctagatccatttttctcatttccagtagctttatccagaaaacttgaggtagtaatgatgttcataacatcattcgattcatacatataaagttatcttattcgaaggtttaaacttgtaatcactagaacatagtttagttcattctaaacttgttcgcaaataaagttaatccttataactacacttttaaaatcaactatacacatgatctatatctatatgatatgctaacttaatgatttaaaacccggaaacacgataaacaccataaaaccggatttacgccgtcgtagttacaaccgggggctgttttggtttggataattaaaaactatgaaaaactttgatttaaaagctatacttctgggaaaataatttttcttatgaacatgaaaccatatccaaaaattatggttaaactcaaagtgaaagtatgtttttcaaaacagtcatcaagatgtcgttctttcgacggaaatgactacctctttcaacaacgacttgtaacttgtatttccgactataaacctataccttttatgtttattttcataaagtcaagttcaatacgaaaccgtggccgcttaaatcactcaaaacggattagaaacgaagaaattgagagcaaaacaaaattggtaaaaactactcattttagctacgtgaaaattggtaacaaatctattccaaccataacttaatcaactcgtattgtatattatgtaatcttgggataccatagacacgtatacaatgtttcgacctatcatgtcgacacatctatatatatatttcggaacaaccatagacactctatatgtgaatgttggagttagctatacagggttgaggttgattccaaaatatatatagtttgagttgtgatcaatactgagatatgtatacactgggtcgtggattgattcaagataatatatatcgatttatttctgtacatctaactgtggacaactagttgtaggttactaacgaggacagctgacttaataaacttaaaacatcaaaatgtattaaaagtgttataaatatatttttaacatactttgatatatatgtacatatttgttataggttcgtgaatcgaccagtggccaaatcttacttcccgacgaagtaaaaaaatctgtgaaagtgagttatagtcccacttttaaaatctaatatttttgggatgagaatacatgcaggttttataaatgatttacaaaatagacacaagtacatgaaactacattctatggttgaattatcgaaatcgaatatgcccctttttattaagtctggtaatctaagaattagggaacagacaccctaattgacgtgaatcctaaagatagatatattgggcctaacaaaccccatccaaagtaccggatgctttagtacttcgaaatttatatcatatccgaagggtgtcccggaatgatgggggatatccttatatatgcatcttgttaatgtcggttaccaggtgttcaccatatgaatgaattttatctctatgtatgggatgtatattgaaatatgaaatcttgtggtctattattatgatttgataatatataggttaaacctataactcaccaacatttttgttgatgttttaagcatgtttattctcaggtgattactaagagcttccgctgttgcatactaaaataaggacaagatttggagtccatgcttgtatgatattatgtaaaaactgcatttaagaaacttatttttgatgtaatatattcttattgtaaaccattatgtaatggtcgtgtgtaaacggtatattttagattatcattatttgataatctacgtaatgctttttaaacctttatagataaaataaaagttatggttgttttaaaaataaatgcagtctttgaaaaacgtctcatatagaggtcaaaacctcgcgacgaaatcaattaatatggaacgtttataatcaatatgaacgggacatttcagggacGAGAATAGTAAATTTTTTCACTCGATGGTGCGGTTAAGAAACAATATAAACAGTTTAAGGGGTCTTGTGATTGATGGAGTATGGTCTGATTTGCCGAATGTCATTAAGGAAGCTGCTGCTGAACATTTTGCCACACGATTTAAAGAGTCTGACATAGAAAGGCCTAGTTTAGAAGGTTTAGATTATCCTACACTATCTCCTGATGAACGATACAACTTGGAAGTTAAATTCGAAGAGAAAGAAGTTCATGAGGCTATTTTCGATTGTGATGGGAATAAAGCGCCGGGACCGGACAGGTTTAATTTGagattttttaaaaaatattgggAAGTCATTAAGCTTGATCTTATGGACGCTATCAGTTGGTTTTGGGAAAAAGGTGACATTTCTAAAGGTTGCAATGCATCTTTCATTACCCTTGTCCCGAAAGTAAAAGATCCGCAGGTATTAAACGATTTTCGTCCCATAAGTCTTATTAATAGCTTTTATAAGATTATTGCAAAATTACTTTCCAATCGGCTTCGAAAAGTCATTCCCGATTTAGTGGGACCAGAATAAAGCGCTTTTTTAAAAAATAGATTCATTCTTGATGGTGCGTTAGTGGTAAATGAAAGTGTCGGTTATTTGAAGTCATGTAGGAAAAAAGGCCTCATTTTTAAAATAGATTTTGAGAAGGCGTTTGATTGTATTAATTGGGATTTTTTATTGGAAGTTATGGGTTGTATGGGGTTCGGGTCAAAATGGTAAAATGGATTCGTTCTTGTTTATCAACGACCTACATCTCTATCCTTGTAAATGGATCACCGACAAAGGAATTCACTATTTAGAGGGGGGTTAGACAAGATGACCCCCTATCTCCATTCCTTTTTATTCTCACGGCGGAGGGTCTTAATATGCTCACTAAAAGTGCTATTGATAAGGGTCTGTACAAGGGTATTGAAATTGGAAATGACAAAGTAAACGTGTCTCATTTGCAGTATGCGGATGATACCATATTTTTGGGGGAATGTAGTGTTTCTAATGCGTGTAGTTTACATAACCTACTTAGTTGTTTCGAGCTTGCTTCCGGGTTAAAAGTAAGCTTTCACAAAAGTTGCTTGTATGGTGTCGGGGTTAAACAAGTTGAATTACAAGAAATTGCAAGTCACTTCGGGCGCCAAGTGGGCTCATTGCCCTTCACTTACCTTGGTCTTCCTATAGGTAACAAGATGAGTAAATTAAAAGATTGGGACCCGGTTATTGAAAAGTTCAATAAACGTCTTTCGGGTTGGAAAATGCGAACGATGTCTTATGGTGGAAGATTAGTGCTTATTAAGTCGGTCCTATCGAGTCTCCCGTTGTACTTCTTCTCTCTCTTCCGTGCTCTAAATTGTGTGTTAAAACTACTTGAAAATGTGAGACGTAATTTTTTTTGGGGCGGGGGCGATTCGGGTACAAAAATTTCATGGGTGAAATGGGATGTGGTTTTAAAAACATACGGGGAGGGGGGTTTAAACATCGGGTCTTTAAAGGGTAAAAATTTGGCTTTACTCgcaaaatggtggtggaggtttaaaacagaAACCAACTCGCTTTGGGTTAAAGTCATTCGAAGCATTTACGGTGCTAATGGCGGCTTGGGGGCGGGAGGTGACCTCGGTTACCAACCAACCTCGAGTACGTGGTCTAACATTATTGGTGCAGGATTATATTGATGACATGGGAATCAGTTTCAAGAAGTCTTTTATCAAGCAAATTGGGAATGGGTTGGAAACGTCATTTTGGAATGAAATATGGATTGGAAATACCAAACTCAAAGAAGTCTACCCACGTTTATTTCGGCTAGAAGTTCAAAAAGATGCTCCTGTTGGTTTGCGACTGCAGGGAAATGGGCTGTTCAATTGGGCCTGGGCCCGGCAGCCTTTGGGACGTGGTCTAGACGAACTCGAAAGTCTGGAAGCTCAACTCGCTGAGGTTTCTATCGGTCCAGAAAATGAAAAGTGGAGTTGGAATTTAGATGGCGAAAACAGGTTCACAGTTAAGTTTCTATCGGGAATCTGCGATGATTATATTCTTCAACTGGAAAGTAATCCAACAAGTACTCTTCGGAACAACCTTGTTCCAAAAAAGATCGAGATTTTTGTGTGGAGATTAATGAAAAAAAGGCTACCGGTTAGGATCGAGTTGGACAAAAGAGGTATTGACCTCCATAGTGTGAGATGTCCAATTTGTGATGACGATTTAGAGACAACGGACCATATTATTCTACATTGCCCATATGCTCATGATGTTTGGTCCCGAATTTTCTAATGGTGGGGTTTAGGAACTTTTTCGATCCTAAGCTTTACCGAAATCCTCAAAGGAAATTCCGGAGTCCCGATATGTTCTTTTGGAAGAAAAATTTGGCAAGCCGTAGAATGGATAAGCGCGTATTACTTATGGAAAAATTGAAATAACAAAACGTTTCGTGGTAAATCGTGGTGTGCTCCGGTTACTctcaacgaaatccaagtcaaatcTTTCGAATGGATTTCGCTTAGATCTAAGGGGAAGAAAATCGAATGGCTTACTTGGTTGAGTAACCCAATTTCATATCTTTCAAGTTAATGGTTTTCGTGTTAGTTAGTATGTTTGGAGTTGCTCACCTTGCAACTTCATGTCGAGTTTTTATATAGTGTATGTTCTTTGTAAAGTTTTAGTGTTTAATAAAATttcttgcttttaaaaaaaaaaacattaaacaTAATTGATTAAATAAAGTAATAAGTTGGTATCCCTGTCAGGTTTATCTTCATATCCTTTCAAGTGCAAAGTGTCGTTCAATATTATAATTTTGCAAATGCATAGCTTTGTTAACTTTGCATAAacgcaaaataataataataataataataataataataataatagtaataataataataataataataataataataataataataataataataataataataataataataataataacaataacaataacaataacaagaacaagaacaagaacaataacaataacaagaacaataataataacaacaataagaaGAACAATAAgaagaacaataacaataataataataagaataataataataataataagaataataataataataataataataataataataataataataataataataataataataataataataataataataataataataataataataataataataataataaagcttATTGCATGGACTATACTGAGCTTTAATGTGATTATGAGTTTAATATAATCAAATCATAATTAGATAATCGGTTGCAACGTGATTTTGATAAATTATAATGTAAACTACCCAACCATCTTTAAGCTAGTGACTGGTAACCCATTTTGTCGTATTGAATTTTaacatttattttattttgtttcattaatattaatattagctaCTTTTAAAAAGCAAATACATGTTACTAAACGTTTAGTTAAATTGACACAACTTTTTCAGGTAAATCATAACTAACGTTAAgataatgtaattttttttttttaattgtgaaGTGATATTTAGTATTGACAAATCACAATAAAGTCCAACAAAATAGAACTCAAACAATGCTTAATATGGAAAATAAACTCAAGTTGAGTCGTAATCTTTGGCTCATAAACCCTTTCTATTCGTTGGTTGTTAGCCCGTTTCTAACTTCTGGCTACGGGTTGTTATATAATTTGACGTTCCAAAAAAAATGTTTAATATGGAAAGACATTATCAAGTTAAAGTAAAGAATTTTTATTTAACTTTAGTTATAAAATTAA comes from Rutidosis leptorrhynchoides isolate AG116_Rl617_1_P2 chromosome 4, CSIRO_AGI_Rlap_v1, whole genome shotgun sequence and encodes:
- the LOC139840830 gene encoding uncharacterized protein, which encodes MGISFKKSFIKQIGNGLETSFWNEIWIGNTKLKEVYPRLFRLEVQKDAPVGLRLQGNGLFNWAWARQPLGRGLDELESLEAQLAEVSIGPENEKWSWNLDGENRFTVKFLSGICDDYILQLESNPTSTLRNNLVPKKIEIFVWRLMKKRLPVRIELDKRGIDLHSVRCPICDDDLETTDHIILHCPYAHDVWSRIF